GCGACAGCGCCACGACGGAGATTCGCTTCAGCAAGTAGTACCACAGAATAAAGGCAACGCCGGTGCCCATCAGCGCCAGGTAAAGCAACGAGAGCCAGCCCGCGCGCTCGATTTCGAGCTTCAGCGGCCATTCCAGCAGAAGCATGCTCGGTACCAGAAGCGCCAGTCCCGGCAGGATCATCAAGATCGAAAGCTGGATTGGATCAACCGCACCCAGGTCGCGCTTGATCAGCACCGACGCCCACGAGCAGAACGCCGACGCCAATAGCATTGAGGCCATCCCGTACACCGGCCCGCCGAGCGCGAGATCCTGCGAAAACAATGCAATCGTGCCGCCGAAGCCCACCACCATCCCGACGATCACCCGCCAAGTCAGCTTCTCATCCGGTAAGAGGTAGTGCGCGAACAGCGCGGTGAAGAACGGCATCGTCGCAAACAAGATGGCAGCCAGCGACGCGCTGATCCACTGCTGCCCCAGATAGATGAAAAAGAAATTGAGGCCGTACATTAGGAAACCGGAAATGAGGAGGCTCCTCCGCAGTTTCGGCAGGCTGGGCAGGCGATAGCGCCAGGTTCGAAACACCGCCCCGAGTACCGCGAAGGCGATAACAAAGCGCAGCACCGCCGCCGTGAACGGTTCCGTCGATTGCAGCCCGAACTTGACGGCTACCCAGGTGGAGCCGAACAGCAGCAGCGCCAGCACGTAGATTGCAATCATCATTGGCAGGGTGTTCTCACGGATTGGAGAAGTCGTGTGACTTAGAACTGCCCGGCAGCAACCGCCCGCGCCGTTTGATCGAACGGGTTGCTCACCAGATATTCGCGGGATATCCGCATCGCATCCTCCCGCCGCCCGTTCTGCGCGTAGAGCGACAGCAAGGAGCGATACGTGATTTGCGACGCCGGATTGATGCGGTAGGCAACTTCCGCCGCACCCACAGCCTCGGATGAGCGTTTCAGCGTTTGCAGCGTCAGGGCTTTGTACTGGTAGTAGAAGATGTTGTCGGGATTTGATGCGATCAATTGATCGCAATACTTCAGATACTCGGTCAGCGCCGAGTCGGTCTGTTCCGGCGTGAACTTGAGTTGATCCGCCAGCACGGCTCGGAATTGCCAAAACTCCGGATACTGCTTGACGAACAGCTCCGCTAACTCGCGCGCCTTTTCCGGCTGTTGATTCCGGGTCAGGTAGTCGATGAATTCCACCCCGACCTGCATCGAGCCGATCGCCAGCGTCGTCGCCACTTCGTCGCGATAGACTCTGAGGTCATCCAATCCGCGCACGCGATAATTGCGGAACAGATCCAGCGACCGGTCAACATCCCAGGCGCCGCCCATCTGATCCTTGCCGACCTGGATCAAGTAACCCAGACGCAGGCTGTGCTCCGCCAGCGGATATCGCACCTGCCGGGGAAGGTCGCCGGAGAAGACAATCGGATACTTCCATTGGTTGGCGCCGACGATATTTTCAACCATTTGATCGGCCACCGTCACCAACTGGTTGCTGGCTTGGTCGCGAAACGCCATCAGCAGATGCTCCCAGCCACCGCGCAGATGATCGACATAAGGACGCAACGGCCGCGTCGTCGAGATGCTCTCCCAGCGCATCTGCTCGTCGGTAAACGAAATCGGCACCCCCATCTCGTGCTTGAGCTGAAGCTGGTACCAGTCGGTCTGAATCAGCGACAAGTTCGCGATTTTGACGTCGCGCCGATAGTGGTAGACTTCCTGCAGACACCACAGCGGGAAAGTATCGTTATCGCCGTTGGTGAACAAAATGGCGTCCGGCGGGCACGAATCCAGATAATTGGCGGCGTAATCGTACGGCATGTAATTGTCGGATCGGTCGTTGCCGTGATAATTGGCCGAGATTGCCACAACCGGAAAGACCAATGTCGCCAAACCGGCGAGCAGAGTTATCACCTGGCTGTTCGCCGCCCGCAGCCGCTCCAGCAGCCAATTGAGTGCAACATACAGCCCCAGGCCGATACACAGTGCAAACGTGATGAACCCCGGTGTGAAGAAATAATCGCGATCGCGCACTTCCAACCGGTCCAGCCCCGTGAGCTGATCCATTTGTGACCCGTCGGAGAAGTTCATATACAGCACCAGCCCGATCGTTCCCGCCAGCAACACCAGCAGGAAAAAGAAGCCCGGTTTCCACTTCCACTTGATCAGCGCCACCATCCCGATGATCGCCAAAGCGAGCGGAATCACGAACAGCATCCCGCCAAAACCGAACTGATCGACCAGAAATCCGCCAAAACCGATTCGCGGATAGTCACCGAATTGATGCGACCACGATGCCCGCCGATTGAACATCTTCGTGAGCATCGACTCCTGTCCGTACTGCTTGCGCTGCAGGTAGCCGTAGAAGCGCTCCCAGTCCGAGGGTGCGTTCTGGTTGATCCGCGGCTTCTCGGCCGCCCGAATCGGGATGTAGGCGTGTGCCGAGAACCCCACCATCGCCGCCACCGTCAACCCGAGGCACAGCCCCCAGCCGAGACTGCGCTCTTTGAGGAACGCCACCAATGAAACCACCGCCCACAGCGGTACCGCAATCAGGAACCACCCCACATCAATTGCCACCAGGAAGAGCACAACCCCGCTGACCCAAAATCGCCAGTCAGTGCGCAGTCTTTCGTCGACCAGAATCACGAACAGGAAGACTGCCGGCATTGCCAGGAATGTCGTCATATGTACGGCAACCGATAAAACGCTCAGGTAGGCAATCGCAACCAGATACAACAGCCCGCGGCTGCTGTTACGCTGATCATACCACTGCAGCGCCAGCCAGATCAACGCGAAGTAAATCAGCATCGCGAGCGCGTAGACTTCAGCCTCCACGGAATTCGACCAGTTGGTCCGCGAGAAGGCGAACAACAGAGCCCCCGTCGCCGAGCAAAGATAGGCCAGCAATTGCTTGGGCCGGCTCTCATCGACTCCCGGCAGGAAACGCAGCAGCCGCACCGCCACAAGATAGCCGAAGGTCGCCGCCGCCGCGCTGCTGAAGACTGAAACCAGGTTCACACGGTATGCGATGTCGAAAACCAGCGGAAACAAGGAGAAGACACGACCGATCAGGAGGAACAGCGGATTTCCTGGCGGATGCGCAATTCCCAGAATGTAGGAACAGGCTACGTACTCGCCGCAATCCCAGAACGACAGCGTTCGCTGCACCGTCATCCAGAAGACCACTAAGGATGTAACGAAGACAAAGGTGGCCGTCAGCAGGTGGGCCCAATTACGTGGTTTATTTTGAAACAGCCGACTACTCCTTCGTACAGTCTCCAGTCATTTAGCCGATGAATATAAGGCAATTTCCCTTTTGGACAACCCTTTTGAGGAGGAATCCATGTTGACCTGGTGTGCTCTATTGTTTGTGCTCGGGATCGCGGCGTTTCTCGACTCGATCTACAATTACGGAAACATCTTCCGGCAGATCAATTCAGTATTATTTATGCTGACGTCTCTCGGTCTGCTGGTGCGAACCACGACCAAGATGAAGCTGAAAACGATCGAGACGCAGTTGAAGCAGATCGAACTATTGCAGGCCGAGCTGCGCGAGTTGAAGAACCAGAAGAAGGTTGCCGTTTAGGCGCAGGCGCTACGACTTCGGCTTCTCCGTCCGCGCACAGAGAATTCGCTCCGTTTGCCACAGCTTCTTGCGGACGTCCTCGACATTGAGACTTTTGGGGTAGTTCAGAATCACCTGTTGATAGGTGGTGCGGGCCATCTCGCAGTTCTTCTGCGTGTGGGCGTAGATGTCCCCCTTGCGTTCGATCGCCAGGGGCGCATAGAAGCTCTCCGGACGCAGTTGCACCAACGTGTCGTACGCCGCCAGTGCCAGAGTGTCTCGGCCCAGAGTCGCCAGGATCTCGCCGCTGGTCAGCCACGCCAGCTCCGGCAGGATCTTCGACTCCCGATACTTCAGCTTGTTCAACAGCTCCAGCGCCGTCTGGTACTCGAAGCGAAATTGCGCGTACGCCGCGTTTGAGTAAATCTGCAGTATCGCTTCATCCATGCCGGCATACTCGGTAATCAACATCATGCGCCGTAGACAATCGTTGACGAAGACGCTTTTGGGGTAGGTGTTCATCATCCGCGAGTAGGCATCTCGCGCCAGTGAGAAATTGCCAGTGAAGAACTGCAACTCGGCTTGCTTGTAAAGCAGTTCTTCCTGGTTGCGCTGCGGTAGTGACTTCAGTTCGATTTGGGCGTACAGCGAATCCGCAGCACCGGCCTGCCCGAGCGCCAGATAGGCGTCGGCAACCACGACTGTGCCTGCCGCCGCCAGCGGCGAACGGGGATATCGCTCGATTAGTCCGCCAAGCGTGGCAATCGCCGCGCGGGGGTCATGCAAACCGTAAAGCTGTACATGTCCCAGCGAGAAAAACGCTTCCGTCCGGTCGCGATCATTCGGCGTACCGGCAATAATCTTTTCGTATAGCTCGGCCGCCTGAGCAAATTCGCCGGCAGCCGCGTGCGTCTCCGCCAGCAGGAACTGCGCCTGAACCAGGTAGGGTGAATTGGGTATGGTCTCGATCAATGCGCACGCCCGATGTACCATCTCGTGTACCCCGTTGTCGCGGGCCGCGCGGGCGAAATACAGCAGGTACCTGCCTTTGCCTTGCGCCAGCGAATCCACCATCCGAAACCGATCGAACGCCGCGGCAAAATCACCCTGCGCGACGAGATAGTCCCCGTAGTACCGCTGCGCCTCCGCATTGCGCGGATTGCCTGCCAAGATCTCCGCAAGCGCTTCGCCCAGCCCGGTGTCGAATTCCTCCTGGGCATCCAGCTTGATCAGCGCCGCCACCTTGCCGGAGACCATCACTTCCTGCGCGGTGTCCTGCTGGACGACCGCAAAGTACTCGCGCGCCGCATCACCGTAATTGCGCAAGATCTCGTAGACCTGCGCCAGCTTCCGCGCGAACGCCCGCGGTTGGCCCAGCTTGCGCCGCGACTCCTGCAGGAATTTCACGCCGTCGGCATAATAGCCGCTGCCGATGAACACGTCGGCGGCCTGTTCGTAATATTGCAGATTCCCTTCGCCGAGCGTGACCGCTTCATCGACCGTTTGCCGACCGTGCACCTCGTCCCCCGCGCGGAAATAGACGGCGCTCAGTTCCAGCCGGTAGCTAATCTCCTGCGTCAGAAACGGAGCCCGCGCGATTAGCCGTTCGAGGATCACCCGCGCCGAATCATAGTCCTTCAGGCAGACATAAGCGTTCTTGAGACTGAGCGCTACCCGCTCATTCTGCGGCTCGGCATCATACAGCGGCCGCAACTGCACGACGGCATCGCCGCAGCGCCCGGAATAGATCAACGTTTCGGCATTCTTGATTCGCTGTGTCTCGCCGGGCGACTGCGCTGCGGCCTTGCTCGCAGCGGCGCCTAC
The genomic region above belongs to Candidatus Zixiibacteriota bacterium and contains:
- a CDS encoding EamA family transporter, translated to MMIAIYVLALLLFGSTWVAVKFGLQSTEPFTAAVLRFVIAFAVLGAVFRTWRYRLPSLPKLRRSLLISGFLMYGLNFFFIYLGQQWISASLAAILFATMPFFTALFAHYLLPDEKLTWRVIVGMVVGFGGTIALFSQDLALGGPVYGMASMLLASAFCSWASVLIKRDLGAVDPIQLSILMILPGLALLVPSMLLLEWPLKLEIERAGWLSLLYLALMGTGVAFILWYYLLKRISVVALSLMTFLEPLVAITLGYLLLNERLTSHFLIGGILILAGVLLATLQPRQSEEPSL
- a CDS encoding DUF2723 domain-containing protein, translated to MQRTLSFWDCGEYVACSYILGIAHPPGNPLFLLIGRVFSLFPLVFDIAYRVNLVSVFSSAAAATFGYLVAVRLLRFLPGVDESRPKQLLAYLCSATGALLFAFSRTNWSNSVEAEVYALAMLIYFALIWLALQWYDQRNSSRGLLYLVAIAYLSVLSVAVHMTTFLAMPAVFLFVILVDERLRTDWRFWVSGVVLFLVAIDVGWFLIAVPLWAVVSLVAFLKERSLGWGLCLGLTVAAMVGFSAHAYIPIRAAEKPRINQNAPSDWERFYGYLQRKQYGQESMLTKMFNRRASWSHQFGDYPRIGFGGFLVDQFGFGGMLFVIPLALAIIGMVALIKWKWKPGFFFLLVLLAGTIGLVLYMNFSDGSQMDQLTGLDRLEVRDRDYFFTPGFITFALCIGLGLYVALNWLLERLRAANSQVITLLAGLATLVFPVVAISANYHGNDRSDNYMPYDYAANYLDSCPPDAILFTNGDNDTFPLWCLQEVYHYRRDVKIANLSLIQTDWYQLQLKHEMGVPISFTDEQMRWESISTTRPLRPYVDHLRGGWEHLLMAFRDQASNQLVTVADQMVENIVGANQWKYPIVFSGDLPRQVRYPLAEHSLRLGYLIQVGKDQMGGAWDVDRSLDLFRNYRVRGLDDLRVYRDEVATTLAIGSMQVGVEFIDYLTRNQQPEKARELAELFVKQYPEFWQFRAVLADQLKFTPEQTDSALTEYLKYCDQLIASNPDNIFYYQYKALTLQTLKRSSEAVGAAEVAYRINPASQITYRSLLSLYAQNGRREDAMRISREYLVSNPFDQTARAVAAGQF
- a CDS encoding tetratricopeptide repeat protein — encoded protein: MALAQTLQKAKVLASFLLVLAVGAAASKAAAQSPGETQRIKNAETLIYSGRCGDAVVQLRPLYDAEPQNERVALSLKNAYVCLKDYDSARVILERLIARAPFLTQEISYRLELSAVYFRAGDEVHGRQTVDEAVTLGEGNLQYYEQAADVFIGSGYYADGVKFLQESRRKLGQPRAFARKLAQVYEILRNYGDAAREYFAVVQQDTAQEVMVSGKVAALIKLDAQEEFDTGLGEALAEILAGNPRNAEAQRYYGDYLVAQGDFAAAFDRFRMVDSLAQGKGRYLLYFARAARDNGVHEMVHRACALIETIPNSPYLVQAQFLLAETHAAAGEFAQAAELYEKIIAGTPNDRDRTEAFFSLGHVQLYGLHDPRAAIATLGGLIERYPRSPLAAAGTVVVADAYLALGQAGAADSLYAQIELKSLPQRNQEELLYKQAELQFFTGNFSLARDAYSRMMNTYPKSVFVNDCLRRMMLITEYAGMDEAILQIYSNAAYAQFRFEYQTALELLNKLKYRESKILPELAWLTSGEILATLGRDTLALAAYDTLVQLRPESFYAPLAIERKGDIYAHTQKNCEMARTTYQQVILNYPKSLNVEDVRKKLWQTERILCARTEKPKS